The Micrococcales bacterium genome includes a region encoding these proteins:
- a CDS encoding electron transfer flavoprotein subunit beta/FixA family protein produces the protein MKIVVCVKQVPDTWSEKKLDPATKTLDRASVDGVMNELDEYAVEEGLKIAEATSGEVVVLSMGPEQSTETIRKALSMGADAGIHIVDDGLAGSDAVATSLAIAKVIEGRGVDLILFGSESTDARMSVVPAMVAERLGLPQLTFANKVEAPGDGSVKAHRVTDYGYDVVEASTPAVVSVVEKINEPRYPSFKGIMAAKKKPVETISVADAGIEPAAVGLGAAWSEVAEFAAAPARAAGTIVTDEGDGGVKIADYLSEQKFI, from the coding sequence ATGAAGATCGTCGTCTGCGTCAAGCAGGTCCCCGACACCTGGTCGGAGAAGAAGCTCGACCCCGCCACCAAGACCCTCGACCGGGCCTCCGTGGACGGAGTGATGAACGAACTCGACGAGTACGCCGTCGAGGAAGGCCTGAAGATCGCCGAGGCCACCAGCGGTGAGGTGGTCGTGCTGTCCATGGGTCCCGAGCAGTCCACCGAGACCATCCGCAAGGCCCTGAGCATGGGAGCCGATGCCGGCATCCACATCGTCGACGACGGCCTGGCCGGCTCCGACGCCGTCGCCACCTCCCTGGCCATCGCCAAGGTGATCGAGGGCCGAGGCGTCGACCTGATCCTCTTCGGCTCGGAGTCCACTGATGCGCGCATGAGCGTGGTGCCGGCGATGGTGGCCGAGCGCCTGGGCCTGCCGCAGTTGACCTTCGCGAACAAGGTGGAAGCCCCGGGCGACGGCTCGGTGAAGGCCCACCGTGTGACCGACTACGGCTACGACGTTGTCGAGGCCAGCACGCCTGCAGTCGTCTCTGTCGTCGAGAAGATCAACGAGCCCCGCTACCCGTCCTTCAAGGGCATCATGGCCGCGAAGAAGAAGCCCGTCGAGACGATCTCCGTGGCCGATGCCGGGATCGAGCCGGCCGCCGTCGGCCTGGGTGCCGCCTGGAGTGAGGTGGCCGAATTCGCCGCCGCGCCGGCCCGCGCCGCGGGCACGATCGTCACCGACGAGGGTGACGGTGGCGTGAAGATCGCCGATTACCTGTCCGAGCAGAAGTTCATCTAG